The Ralstonia pickettii DTP0602 genome segment GGCACCTCGGGATGGAAGAAATGCCGGCGGCTCAGGCCGCCAGCATCGCGCTCTCGCGATAGTGGCGCTGCGCCTCCTCGAAGCGCTCGGTTTCCTCGAACAGCCGCGCCAGCGCCAGGTGGGTGCGCACGCGCAGGCGGCGCTGCTGGTCGGGATCGGCATACTTCAGCGCACGCTCGAAGCTGGACTGGGCCTTGCCCCACAGCTTCTCGCCCAAGCACAGCACGCCCAGCGTGTAGTAGAGGTCGGCGTCGGCGGGATGCGAGGCCAGCCATTTCTCGGCCTGCTGGATCTGCGGCAGCGCGTGGCCGGGCACGGCGCAATCGGCGTAGCGCAGCACCAGGCGGCTGTCCCAGTTGACCTTGAGCGCGTCCTCGACAATGCGGCGGGCTTCGTTCTGGCGGCCCAGCGCGGCAAAGTAGCGCGCCGCGGGTTCGGCGATGCGCGTGGCGCGGCGTTCATCGGCGGACAGCGAGCGCCAGAACTCGGTCAGCGCGTCGGCATCGTGGCGGCGCTCTTCGAGCATGGCTTCGACCGCCATCTGCTTCAGGCGCAGGGCCAGCACCGGATGCAGCGAATTGCGCTTTTCCAGCGAGCGCGCCAGGCGCAGCACCTCTGACCAGTTCTTCAGGTGCTGGTGCGCGCGCAGCGCAATGCGCTGCACGTGGATCTGGCGCGCGCCCTGCGCCTGCAGCTGGGCGATGGTTTCCAGTGCGCCGTCGGCGTCGCGGGCATCGACCAGCAGTTCGGCCATCGATACCAGCCGCGCCTGTTCGCGCTCGGGATCCGTGACCTGCGCCATCCAGGCGTCGCGCCGGTCGGTCTCCTGCATCCGGTGCGCGGCGCGGGCGCCGATCAGCGCGGCGGTCTGGGCCTGGTCCTCCCAGGACTGGGCCTCGCGCGCGCAACGCTCGGCGCGGGCGAAGCGGCCCGCGAACAGGTTCTCGATCGATTCGCGCAGCGCCGCCTGCGCCTTGTTCATGCGGCTGCGCTCGCGGTAGGCGGCGGCGCGGCGCGGCATGTCAGACAGGTGGCGGACGGTGGTCATCACCGTCCACACCACAAAGAACACCAGCAGCAGCAACGCCAGCGCGAGGTTCAGCGACAGCTCGACGCGATATGGCGGATAGAACAGCACCACATTGCTGTGGTTGAACTGCGTGAACAGTGCCAGCCCGACGGCGCCGCCAAACAGGACCGCAACCCAGAACAGAAGGCGCATGGGCTTACTCCTTCTTCAGGGCCTGCAGCGCGCCCAGGCTTTCGGACATGGTCGGCAGCTGCACCGTGACCGCGCCCGCCTGCGCCTGCTTGAGCAGGGTCAGCACGCCCTGCACGCGGCGCGACTTGGTATCGAAATAGCGGCCGATCATGGCCTGCGCCGCCGCCAGGTCATTGCGGAACACCGGCTCGTTGCGCGACAGCAGCGCCAGGCGCGCATTGAGCAGGCGCAGCTTGACGTTCTCGCGCAGGAACCAGCCCTGGTCGCCGGAAAGCAACAGCGCTTCCGCGTCGTCGACCTTGCGGATGCGGATCACTTGCGCCAGTTCTTCGCGCAGGTAGTCCCACACGCGCGTGAACCAGCCGCCGGTGGCGGCGTTGCCATTGGCGGCCGGCGCGCTGGCCCCGGCCGCGCCGCTGCGCGCGGCATCCTTGCGGGCGTCGGCTTCGCTACGCTCGAGCATGCGCTCGCTGGACAGCAGCGGCAGCACGTCGACCTGGTTGATGGCCTCGTCCAGCTTGATCGCGGCGCCGGTCAGGTCGGTGTCGGGCACGGCCTTCATGCGCGCGATATCGCGCGCGATCGCACGGCGCAGCAGGTTGTATTGCGGCTTGTCGGTGCGCGCCAGGCGGGTGTCGGCGCTTTGCAGCGCGGCCAGCGCGACCTGCACGTTGCCGGTCAGTTGCAGCTGCTGGCCGGCATTGGTCAGCAGTTGCTGGATCTCAGCGATTTCCCAGTCATCGCGGTTGCGCATCAGGTCCTGGTAGACCTGCTCGAGCGCCACCTGCTTGTCGCGGGTCTCACCGACCTGGCTTTCCAGCGCGCCGACCTTGGCCTGCAGTTCCTTGACGGTGTCCTGTGCGTTGCGCGTCAGCACGCGCGATTCCTGCACCAGCGCATCGTTGCTCTGCTGGCGGCGGGCCAGCTCGCCGGTCAGGTGGTCCACGCGCTGCTGCAGCCACCAGAAGCCGCCAGCGGTGGCCACCACCAGCAGGGCGACCAGCGCCCACAGCGCGGCGGGACGGCGCGAAGCGGAACCGGGGGCACCGTTTACGGCGGGATTGCCTGGGCCCGGTGCGGGCGCGGAGGCCGCGGTGGGCGGCGGCGTAGCGGAGGAGGACGTGGTTTCTTGCGTCACGCGTTCGACCTTCGTTGACGTTGCAGGGACTGCTGTGGGTACTGCGGCGGGCGCCGGGGAGGCGGCCGGTACGGGTGGCGGTGGCGTGCCGGCCATGACTGGGGCCGGCACGGCTTTGGCAGGCGTGCCGGCCGGTGCCGGGCCGGCATGGGCATCGGCCCACTGCAGGCACGCCGCCAACAGGCCGGCATCGCCGGGCGCGGCACGCTGGATATGAGTAAAGCCCAGCGACTGCGCCTGTTCGGCGATTCTCGCATGCGGCGCGATGCACTGCACCTGCCGCAGGTCAGCGGCTTCCTCCGCAGACAGGTGTAGCCGCGCCAGCGCATCGAGGTTGCGCACCGCTTCGGAGCTGGTCAGCAGCCAGGCATAGGGCGGCGCACCGGGGCGCAGGCTGTCGCGCACGGCCTGCCATTGCATCGCGGTGGGCTCGGGCAGCGTGCGGCGGTAGGCCTCGACCGCCTCGACCCGCGCACCGGCTTCACGCAGCCGGTCGCCGAGCCAGTCGCGCCCGCCGTTGCCGCGGATGATCAGCACCTGCTTGCCCGCGAGTGCGGCGGGATCGAGCTGTGCCCACAGGGCTTCGGAATCGAAGCGCGGCGTGTCGGCATCGTGGCTGCCGTCGTCGGTACCGTTGCCGTTGGCGGCAGCGCCGGCCGGCGCGATCACGTGGAAGGCTGGCGGCGCGATCCCGCGGTCGGCCAGTGCGGCCACGCTGGCGGGGCCGACCACGGCCACGGGCACCTGCACCGGCCATTGGGCCACGGCCGCACCGTGCACGGCCGCCAGCGCATCGAGCGCATAGGCAATCGCATTGGGGCTGACGAAGACCACCAGCGCAAACTCGGGCAGCCGCGCCAGCACCGCGCGCAGCGGCACGTCGTCGGCGGCGGGGCCGATTGCCAGCAAGGGAAAGCTGAGTACGTCGAGACCCGCGGCCTGCAGCGCCTCGGTCAGTTGCCGGGACTGCCCGGCGGGTCGTGTCACAACGACGGTCGGGCTGGGCATCGGGCGGGCCTCAGGCAGGAGCTTGGGAGCCGGAGGGATCGGCAAGCGCCGCGAGGATGGCCTCGGCCCCCTGCGCGACCAGTTCGCGCGCGCACGCCTGGCCGAGCGCTTCGGCAGCGGCCGCGTCCGCGGCGGGCCCGGAAGCCGAGGCACGGATGGCGCGGGAGCCGTCGGGCAGCGCCACAAAGGCGTCCAGCTTCAGCTGGTCACCCTCCCAGCGGGCGTGGGCGGCCAGCGGCACCTGGCACGAGCCGCCCAGCATGCGCGACACGGCGCGCTCGGCGGTCACGGCCAGCAGGGTCGGCTGGTGGTTCAGCGGCGCCAGCCATTCGGCCAGTTCGGGACGGTTGGCCAGAATCTCGATGCCAAGCGCGCCCTGCCCCGCGGCGGGCAGCGACGCCTCGATCGGGATCAGCGCGCGGATGCGCTCGCCCAGGCCCAGGCGCTTGAGCCCGGCGGCAGCCAGGATGATGGCGCCGTACTCGCCGCGGTCGAGCTTGCCGAGCCGGGTATCCAGGTTGCCGCGCAGCGGCTTGATCACCAGCTGCGGGTAGCGGCTGCGCAGCGCCGCCTCACGGCGCAAGCTGGAGGTGCCGACCACGGTGCCGGCCGGCATCTCGTCCAGCGAGGCGTAAGTGGAAGACACCAGCGCATCGCGCGGGTCTTCGCGCTCCATCACCGCGGTCAGGGCGAAGCCGGCGGGCAACTCCATCGGCACATCCTTGAGCGAATGCACCGCCAGGTCCGCGCGGCCTTCGTCCATCGCGAACTCCAGTTCTTTGACAAACAGACCCTTGCCGCCGACTTTGGACAGCGTACGGTCTAGAATCTGGTCTCCGCGCGTGGTCATGCCAAGAATGGACACGTCGCACGCGGGATAGTATTGTTGCAACGCAACACGCACATGTTCGGCCTGCCACATGGCCAGGCGGCTCTCTCGGGAGGCGATGACGAGCGTTTGCGGAAGATTGCGAGACACGACAGCGGTAGAGGAAGAGGTGGCAGACAAGATTGCGGGTGCTTGCATCCGTCAATGGTAGCACGCGACCCAATAGCCGCTCCGCCCCATTAGATAAGCATACGAGGAGATTGCATGACGCAGCATGCTGCGCGCCCCGGCGGCCGGCGGACCGGTTCGGCCGCCAAAAACCAGACCCCAGTCACGGCCTCCGGCCATAGTGACGTAGGAGGCGCATCTACTCCCAAATCCCCCCGTTCGGCTCCTGGCAAAGGCGCTAAGCGCGCTACCCAGCCACAGCTTTCGATCGTGTCGAGCAACGGAACCACCCTCGCCTCGCCCGTGCGTCGCACCGCCGACAAGGACCTGCCGCTGCGCGAGGACATCCGCTTCCTGGGCCGCCTGCTGGGCGACTGCCTGCGCGAACAGGAAGGCGACGCCGCCTTCGAGGTAGTCGAGACCATCCGCCAGACCGCGGTGCGCTTCCGCCGCGAGAACGACCGAGCCGCCGGCGCCGAGCTGGACCGCCTGCTCAAGCGCCTGTCGCGCGACCAGACCAACCAGGTGGTGCGCGCGTTCAGCTATTTCTCGCACCTGGCCAATATCGCCGAGGACCAGCACCACAACCGCCGCCGCCGCGTGCATGCGCTGGCCGGCTCGCCGCCGCAGGCGGGCAGCCTGCCGCACGC includes the following:
- a CDS encoding heme biosynthesis protein HemY (K02498: hemY; HemY protein); the encoded protein is MRLLFWVAVLFGGAVGLALFTQFNHSNVVLFYPPYRVELSLNLALALLLLVFFVVWTVMTTVRHLSDMPRRAAAYRERSRMNKAQAALRESIENLFAGRFARAERCAREAQSWEDQAQTAALIGARAAHRMQETDRRDAWMAQVTDPEREQARLVSMAELLVDARDADGALETIAQLQAQGARQIHVQRIALRAHQHLKNWSEVLRLARSLEKRNSLHPVLALRLKQMAVEAMLEERRHDADALTEFWRSLSADERRATRIAEPAARYFAALGRQNEARRIVEDALKVNWDSRLVLRYADCAVPGHALPQIQQAEKWLASHPADADLYYTLGVLCLGEKLWGKAQSSFERALKYADPDQQRRLRVRTHLALARLFEETERFEEAQRHYRESAMLAA
- a CDS encoding bifunctional uroporphyrinogen-III synthetase/uroporphyrin-III C-methyltransferase (K13543: hemDX; uroporphyrinogen III methyltransferase / synthase [EC:2.1.1.107 4.2.1.75]), with the protein product MPSPTVVVTRPAGQSRQLTEALQAAGLDVLSFPLLAIGPAADDVPLRAVLARLPEFALVVFVSPNAIAYALDALAAVHGAAVAQWPVQVPVAVVGPASVAALADRGIAPPAFHVIAPAGAAANGNGTDDGSHDADTPRFDSEALWAQLDPAALAGKQVLIIRGNGGRDWLGDRLREAGARVEAVEAYRRTLPEPTAMQWQAVRDSLRPGAPPYAWLLTSSEAVRNLDALARLHLSAEEAADLRQVQCIAPHARIAEQAQSLGFTHIQRAAPGDAGLLAACLQWADAHAGPAPAGTPAKAVPAPVMAGTPPPPVPAASPAPAAVPTAVPATSTKVERVTQETTSSSATPPPTAASAPAPGPGNPAVNGAPGSASRRPAALWALVALLVVATAGGFWWLQQRVDHLTGELARRQQSNDALVQESRVLTRNAQDTVKELQAKVGALESQVGETRDKQVALEQVYQDLMRNRDDWEIAEIQQLLTNAGQQLQLTGNVQVALAALQSADTRLARTDKPQYNLLRRAIARDIARMKAVPDTDLTGAAIKLDEAINQVDVLPLLSSERMLERSEADARKDAARSGAAGASAPAANGNAATGGWFTRVWDYLREELAQVIRIRKVDDAEALLLSGDQGWFLRENVKLRLLNARLALLSRNEPVFRNDLAAAQAMIGRYFDTKSRRVQGVLTLLKQAQAGAVTVQLPTMSESLGALQALKKE
- a CDS encoding porphobilinogen deaminase (K01749: hemC, HMBS; hydroxymethylbilane synthase [EC:2.5.1.61]); translated protein: MQAPAILSATSSSTAVVSRNLPQTLVIASRESRLAMWQAEHVRVALQQYYPACDVSILGMTTRGDQILDRTLSKVGGKGLFVKELEFAMDEGRADLAVHSLKDVPMELPAGFALTAVMEREDPRDALVSSTYASLDEMPAGTVVGTSSLRREAALRSRYPQLVIKPLRGNLDTRLGKLDRGEYGAIILAAAGLKRLGLGERIRALIPIEASLPAAGQGALGIEILANRPELAEWLAPLNHQPTLLAVTAERAVSRMLGGSCQVPLAAHARWEGDQLKLDAFVALPDGSRAIRASASGPAADAAAAEALGQACARELVAQGAEAILAALADPSGSQAPA